Proteins from one Actinomycetota bacterium genomic window:
- a CDS encoding pyrimidine-nucleoside phosphorylase, with translation MRAYDIIARKRDGLRLSAEEIDFMVRGFVEGLISDYQMSAFLMAAYIKGLNEEETINLTRSMIASGRCVDLSSVKGIKVDKHSTGGVGDTTTLILAPLVAAAGVPVAKMSGRALGHTGGTLDKLESIPGFNVNLSKEQFIGQVNRIGVAIAGATADIVPADKKIYALRDVTATVSSIPLIASSVMGKKIAGGADAIVLDVKTGSGAFMETLSESRKLAEMLVTIGHKMGRQTVAIISDMDQPLGFAVGNALEVKEAIDTLKGKGPPDLAELCFTLGSYMLVLAGIVSKPEEGRALLKDTLSTGKALDKFGQLIEAQRGDPDVLSDQGILPRSSMVEDYLAGKEGYILSMDAKKIGEAVMELGAGRETKESAVDLSVGLVLYRKVGDRVEFGEPIVKIHANHYGKLQKAISILKEAIIISDERPQPRPLIYDIITENKVSR, from the coding sequence ATGAGAGCATACGATATCATAGCTAGAAAAAGAGATGGATTAAGACTTAGTGCGGAAGAGATCGATTTCATGGTTCGAGGCTTTGTTGAGGGTCTCATCTCGGATTATCAGATGTCGGCATTTCTTATGGCTGCATACATTAAAGGGTTGAATGAAGAAGAAACCATCAATTTGACCAGATCCATGATCGCCTCCGGGAGATGTGTAGATTTGAGTTCGGTCAAGGGAATAAAGGTTGATAAACACAGCACGGGAGGGGTTGGGGATACCACAACTTTGATCCTCGCACCCTTGGTGGCCGCCGCGGGAGTACCGGTGGCCAAGATGTCTGGACGGGCGCTGGGGCACACCGGTGGCACCTTGGATAAGCTCGAATCCATCCCCGGCTTCAACGTCAATCTTTCTAAAGAGCAATTCATCGGGCAGGTAAATCGCATTGGAGTTGCCATCGCTGGCGCCACGGCGGACATCGTCCCCGCGGATAAGAAAATTTACGCATTGAGGGATGTCACTGCCACCGTATCCAGTATCCCCTTGATAGCCAGCAGTGTTATGGGCAAGAAGATTGCCGGTGGAGCCGATGCCATCGTTTTGGATGTAAAAACTGGCTCTGGAGCTTTTATGGAGACTTTATCGGAGTCCCGAAAATTGGCTGAGATGTTGGTGACCATAGGACATAAAATGGGTCGACAAACCGTGGCCATAATAAGCGATATGGATCAGCCCCTGGGATTTGCGGTGGGCAATGCTTTGGAGGTCAAAGAAGCCATCGATACGCTCAAGGGAAAGGGACCTCCCGATCTTGCGGAATTGTGTTTCACCCTGGGTTCTTACATGCTGGTTTTGGCGGGAATTGTTTCTAAACCGGAGGAAGGGAGAGCGTTGTTAAAGGATACACTCTCTACTGGCAAAGCTTTGGATAAATTTGGCCAACTCATTGAAGCCCAGAGAGGTGACCCCGATGTCCTTTCCGATCAAGGTATCTTACCCCGGTCTTCGATGGTTGAGGACTACTTGGCCGGGAAAGAAGGGTATATTTTATCCATGGATGCAAAAAAGATTGGTGAAGCGGTCATGGAATTGGGAGCCGGAAGGGAGACCAAGGAAAGTGCGGTAGATCTTTCCGTGGGACTGGTTTTATATCGTAAGGTGGGAGATAGAGTCGAGTTTGGAGAACCCATTGTCAAAATTCATGCTAATCACTACGGTAAGCTGCAAAAGGCGATTTCCATCTTAAAAGAGGCGATCATAATCTCCGATGAGAGACCTCAACCTAGACCTTTAATTTATGATATAATCACCGAAAATAAAGTGAGTAGATGA
- the cysK gene encoding cysteine synthase A: MNDFEIDCQEVAMARDVLELIGNTPVVRINRMNPNPKATIYAKLEGFNPGGSVKDRIAKYMIEKAEEIGELTKDKIIVEATSGNTGIGLAFVGRLKGYRVQIVMPESMSIERRKVLRAYGAELILTPSEAGVSGAYEEAGKLAKDPKYFMPDQFANPNNVLAHYETTGKEILEQVGRVDVFVAGIGTSGTIVGVGRRLRENNPKIKIIGVEPYRKSKIQGLKCLGEGFIPAIFDSEMIDEIAKVTDEDAFATARRLAKEEGLFVGMSSGAAMFEAMRQAQMMNGGVLVVIFPDGGEKYLSTELFN; this comes from the coding sequence GTGAACGATTTTGAAATCGATTGCCAGGAGGTTGCTATGGCAAGGGATGTATTGGAATTGATCGGCAATACCCCAGTGGTGAGGATCAATAGGATGAATCCGAACCCCAAGGCAACGATTTATGCCAAGCTTGAGGGCTTTAATCCAGGCGGTTCGGTGAAAGACCGTATTGCCAAATACATGATCGAGAAAGCGGAAGAAATCGGCGAGCTAACCAAGGATAAGATCATAGTTGAAGCCACAAGCGGAAATACGGGTATTGGTCTGGCTTTCGTTGGAAGACTCAAGGGGTATAGGGTTCAAATCGTGATGCCCGAGAGTATGAGCATCGAACGGAGGAAGGTTTTAAGAGCTTATGGTGCGGAGTTGATTCTGACTCCAAGTGAAGCCGGTGTATCCGGGGCTTACGAAGAGGCAGGAAAATTGGCTAAGGATCCAAAATATTTCATGCCTGATCAATTCGCCAATCCAAACAATGTATTGGCCCATTATGAGACGACCGGCAAAGAAATTCTTGAGCAGGTGGGACGCGTGGATGTCTTCGTCGCCGGAATCGGCACGAGTGGAACCATAGTGGGTGTGGGCAGAAGATTGAGGGAAAACAATCCCAAGATAAAAATAATTGGCGTTGAACCCTATCGCAAATCGAAGATACAGGGGCTGAAATGTTTGGGTGAAGGATTCATTCCAGCCATATTTGATAGCGAGATGATAGATGAAATAGCCAAAGTTACGGACGAGGATGCTTTCGCCACGGCAAGACGACTGGCCAAGGAGGAAGGACTTTTTGTGGGCATGTCTTCAGGAGCTGCTATGTTTGAAGCCATGAGGCAGGCTCAGATGATGAATGGTGGCGTTTTGGTGGTAATTTTCCCTGACGGTGGTGAGAAGTATCTGAGCACGGAACTCTTTAACTAA
- a CDS encoding site-2 protease family protein — protein sequence MGSLVELVLVVPALLIAVTVHEYAHGKVAEMLGDPTARHAGRLSLNPIHHLDPLGTLMLLIFHIGWAKPVPVNPAHFENPKRDMMYVGLAGPMANFITAFVASFLMRSGFIPRDLGYSIFFYILRINVALGIFNLIPIPPLDGLRIMAAFIPSGRFSFYRWLERYGVLILVLLMFVFPRFLTPIIDLILGLFLPGATWR from the coding sequence TTGGGAAGTTTAGTGGAGCTCGTACTCGTAGTACCAGCTTTACTCATCGCCGTTACCGTTCATGAATATGCTCATGGCAAAGTGGCTGAAATGCTGGGCGATCCAACCGCTCGCCATGCGGGGAGGCTTTCCTTGAATCCCATCCACCATCTGGATCCCCTGGGAACACTCATGCTCCTCATATTCCATATCGGCTGGGCAAAGCCGGTACCCGTCAATCCGGCACATTTTGAAAATCCTAAGAGGGATATGATGTATGTGGGACTGGCTGGACCGATGGCCAATTTTATCACCGCTTTTGTTGCCAGCTTCCTCATGAGATCGGGTTTTATCCCCCGTGACCTCGGTTATTCGATCTTTTTCTACATACTCCGAATCAATGTAGCCCTGGGGATATTTAATCTAATACCCATCCCTCCCTTGGATGGATTAAGAATAATGGCGGCATTTATCCCCAGTGGTAGATTTTCTTTTTACAGGTGGCTTGAGAGGTATGGAGTGTTAATCCTGGTTCTTTTGATGTTCGTCTTTCCTCGTTTTTTGACTCCAATTATCGATCTCATTCTAGGGCTTTTCCTGCCCGGTGCTACC